Proteins from a single region of Streptomyces spectabilis:
- a CDS encoding YczE/YyaS/YitT family protein — protein sequence MPRLPGGDRLTRRLVQLYAGLVLYGASSALLVRSGLGLEPWNVLHQGLAERTGISIGVVSIFVGAAVLLLWIPLRQRPGLGTVSNVFVVGLAMDGVLALVPDAHGLGIRIPLMTAAIVLNGVATGLYIAAKFGPGPRDGLMTGLHERTGRSIRLMRTLVEVAVVVTGFALGGTLGVGTVVYAVAIGPLAQFFLRLFAVPAPSARGVVAAGGPSERAILRR from the coding sequence GTGCCGAGGCTGCCGGGCGGCGACCGCCTCACCCGGCGCCTCGTGCAGCTGTACGCGGGCCTGGTCCTGTACGGCGCGAGCTCGGCGCTGCTCGTGCGCTCGGGCCTCGGCCTGGAGCCGTGGAACGTGCTCCACCAGGGCCTGGCCGAGCGGACCGGGATCTCCATCGGCGTCGTGTCGATCTTCGTGGGCGCCGCGGTGCTTCTGCTGTGGATCCCGCTGCGGCAGCGCCCCGGCCTCGGCACGGTGTCGAACGTCTTCGTCGTGGGCCTGGCGATGGACGGCGTGCTCGCGCTCGTCCCGGACGCGCACGGGCTCGGCATACGGATCCCGCTGATGACGGCGGCCATCGTCCTCAACGGCGTGGCGACCGGCCTCTACATCGCGGCGAAGTTCGGGCCGGGCCCCCGGGACGGCCTGATGACGGGCCTGCACGAGCGCACCGGCCGCTCGATCCGGCTGATGCGCACGCTGGTGGAGGTGGCCGTGGTCGTCACCGGCTTCGCGCTCGGCGGCACCCTCGGCGTGGGCACGGTCGTATACGCCGTGGCGATCGGCCCGCTCGCCCAGTTCTTCCTGCGCCTCTTCGCCGTCCCGGCGCCATCGGCCAGGGGCGTGGTGGCCGCCGGCGGGCCATCGGAGCGGGCGATACTGCGGCGGTGA
- a CDS encoding glycerophosphodiester phosphodiesterase, producing the protein MTTRVRHPYLDHPGPLAFAHRGGTADGLENTAVAFRRAVDQGYRYLETDVHATADGRLVAFHDATLDRVTDGTGSIAALPWHEVRHARVAGREPVPLFEDLLEAFPEARWNVDVKAEPALVPLLDLVERARAWDRVCVGSFSEARVARAQRLAGPRLATSYGTRGVLALRLRSLGFPAVPRVSAVCAQVPEAQSGVRVVDHRFVRMAHARGLQVHVWTINDAARMHALLDLGVDGIMTDHTETLRDVLKDRGSWV; encoded by the coding sequence GTGACCACGCGCGTACGCCATCCGTACCTCGACCATCCGGGTCCGCTCGCCTTCGCCCACCGAGGGGGCACGGCCGACGGCCTGGAGAACACCGCGGTGGCGTTCCGGCGCGCCGTCGACCAGGGCTACCGCTATCTGGAGACCGACGTACACGCCACGGCGGACGGCCGGCTCGTGGCGTTCCACGACGCCACGCTCGACCGGGTCACGGACGGGACCGGCTCCATCGCGGCGCTGCCGTGGCACGAGGTGCGCCACGCGCGCGTGGCGGGGCGGGAGCCGGTGCCGCTCTTCGAGGACCTCCTGGAGGCGTTCCCCGAGGCGCGCTGGAACGTGGACGTGAAGGCCGAGCCGGCGCTGGTGCCGCTGCTCGACCTGGTCGAGCGCGCCCGTGCCTGGGACCGGGTCTGCGTCGGTTCGTTCTCCGAGGCGCGGGTGGCGCGGGCCCAGCGGCTCGCGGGCCCGCGCCTCGCGACGTCGTACGGGACGCGCGGCGTCCTGGCGCTGCGGCTGCGCTCCCTGGGCTTCCCGGCCGTCCCGCGGGTGTCCGCGGTGTGCGCGCAGGTGCCCGAGGCGCAGTCGGGTGTCCGGGTGGTCGATCACCGCTTCGTGCGCATGGCCCACGCGCGCGGGCTCCAGGTGCACGTGTGGACGATCAACGACGCGGCCCGCATGCACGCGCTGCTCGACCTCGGGGTCGACGGGATCATGACGGATCACACAGAGACACTGCGCGACGTCCTCAAGGACCGCGGCTCCTGGGTGTGA